From Micromonospora rhizosphaerae, the proteins below share one genomic window:
- a CDS encoding glutamate mutase L produces the protein MNVAVCADVGSTYTKAAVVDLDAGALVAAASAPTTVGTDVLHGLDAAVTAATATLGVRDAPWYVCSSAGGGLRLAVIGYEPLVTAQAGRRVGLSAGAHVVHVAAGRLGAVELSALRAARPDVVLLVGGTDGGDADTLAHNATRLAKARWRVPVVLAGNADVRDELHSLLAGAKVPVTVADNVLPRIGVLAPASARAAIREVFLRHVIGGKRLSRGSRFARLVRAATPDAVLTGVEVLADTLGGDLAVVDVGGATTDVYSVLTPDERGSGPGREVAGMLWRARTVEGDLGMRWSAPGVVRAAAEERLLAPGEQDQLAAAAAVRAADPGFLPADDTERAVDARIAALAATVALRRHARGAATGERAGRDLRDVRLLVGSGGVLRHAAPADAASVLGAVLTDQAGGWPLPRAARPVVDVDYVLAAGGLLAQEHPQAAGALLRCHLDR, from the coding sequence GTGAACGTCGCCGTCTGCGCCGACGTCGGCTCGACGTACACCAAGGCGGCGGTGGTCGACCTCGACGCCGGCGCGCTGGTCGCGGCCGCGTCGGCGCCGACCACGGTCGGCACGGACGTGCTGCACGGCCTGGACGCCGCGGTCACGGCGGCCACCGCCACGCTCGGCGTCCGCGACGCGCCGTGGTACGTCTGCTCGTCCGCCGGCGGCGGGCTGCGGCTGGCCGTGATCGGGTACGAGCCCCTGGTGACCGCCCAGGCCGGGCGGCGGGTGGGGTTGTCGGCCGGGGCGCACGTGGTGCACGTGGCCGCCGGCCGGCTCGGCGCCGTCGAGCTGAGCGCGCTACGCGCCGCCCGCCCGGACGTGGTGCTGCTGGTCGGCGGCACCGACGGCGGCGACGCCGACACCCTCGCCCACAACGCCACCCGGCTGGCGAAGGCCCGCTGGCGGGTGCCCGTCGTCCTGGCCGGCAACGCCGATGTCCGCGACGAGCTGCACTCCCTGCTCGCTGGCGCGAAGGTGCCGGTGACCGTGGCCGACAACGTGCTGCCCCGCATCGGGGTGCTCGCCCCCGCCTCGGCGCGGGCGGCCATCCGGGAGGTGTTCCTGCGGCACGTCATCGGCGGCAAGCGGCTCTCGCGGGGCAGCCGGTTCGCCCGCCTCGTCCGGGCGGCCACCCCCGACGCGGTGCTGACCGGGGTGGAGGTGCTCGCCGACACCCTCGGCGGGGACCTGGCCGTGGTCGACGTCGGTGGCGCCACCACCGACGTGTACTCGGTGCTCACCCCCGACGAGCGGGGCAGCGGCCCCGGCCGGGAGGTCGCCGGCATGCTGTGGCGGGCCCGCACCGTCGAGGGGGACCTGGGCATGCGGTGGAGCGCCCCGGGGGTGGTCCGCGCGGCCGCCGAGGAGCGCCTCCTCGCCCCGGGGGAGCAGGACCAGTTGGCCGCGGCGGCGGCGGTCCGCGCCGCCGACCCGGGATTCCTGCCCGCCGACGACACCGAGCGGGCCGTGGACGCCCGGATCGCCGCGCTCGCCGCGACGGTGGCCTTGCGTCGGCACGCCCGCGGTGCGGCCACCGGGGAGCGGGCCGGGCGGGACCTGCGCGACGTGCGGCTGCTCGTCGGCTCCGGTGGGGTGCTCCGGCACGCCGCGCCCGCCGACGCGGCGAGCGTGCTCGGCGCGGTGCTGACCGACCAGGCCGGCGGGTGGCCGCTGCCACGCGCGGCCCGGCCGGTCGTCGACGTCGACTACGTGCTCGCCGCCGGCGGGTTGCTGGCCCAGGAGCACCCGCAGGCGGCGGGGGCGCTGCTGCGTTGCCACCTCGATCGGTGA
- a CDS encoding lysine 5,6-aminomutase subunit alpha, which yields MSELAGEPSAQPTGKLDLDPALVARARELARRAGQPVVDLARSHTTVSVERAVLRLAGVAGADPDGIPWVNRLVDAVVADVGLGHGVAAPVFDALAREQITDVTLLAQKAAAGSVRFQQPTGKAATAARRAARKAVGAGVRLIDRRRAERDRLVKRYGDPEQRPWIYLIVATGDIYEDIPQAQAAARAGADIIAVIRSTGQSLLDYVPEGATREGFAGTYATQENFRLMRAALDESSRELGRYVRLTNYASGLCMPEMATLAGLERLDMMLNDSMYGILFRDINPIRTFVDQRFSRQVHARAGIIINTGEDNYLTTADAVDEAHTVTVSQLLNEYFAHEAGLADWQLGLGHAFEINPDLPESFRLELAHALLARELFPDAPLKWMPPTKHMTGDVFRGNLLDGFFNLVGTMTGQGILLVGMMTEAVVTPWLSDRDIALQNVRYVLGAAGGLHEDFVPAPGGFIQQRAHRVLAEAVELLERIGEQSLLTAIAEGTFGIMKRPADRGKGLDGVAKHEVDYFNPATEILEGQQA from the coding sequence GTGAGCGAGCTTGCGGGCGAACCATCGGCACAGCCGACGGGGAAGCTTGACCTGGATCCGGCGTTGGTGGCGCGGGCGCGGGAGTTGGCGCGCCGCGCCGGGCAGCCGGTGGTGGATCTGGCGCGCAGCCACACCACCGTGTCGGTGGAGCGGGCGGTGCTGCGGCTGGCCGGGGTGGCCGGCGCGGACCCGGACGGCATCCCGTGGGTGAACCGCCTCGTGGACGCGGTGGTCGCCGACGTCGGGCTGGGGCACGGGGTGGCGGCGCCGGTGTTCGACGCCCTGGCGCGGGAGCAGATCACCGACGTGACGTTGCTGGCGCAGAAGGCCGCGGCCGGGTCGGTGCGGTTCCAGCAGCCGACCGGAAAGGCGGCGACCGCGGCGCGCAGGGCCGCCCGGAAGGCGGTCGGCGCGGGCGTCCGGCTGATCGACCGGCGCCGCGCCGAGCGGGATCGCCTGGTGAAGCGGTACGGGGACCCGGAGCAGCGGCCGTGGATCTACCTGATCGTGGCCACCGGGGACATCTACGAGGACATCCCGCAGGCGCAGGCCGCGGCCCGGGCCGGCGCGGACATCATCGCGGTGATCCGCTCCACCGGGCAGTCGCTGCTGGACTACGTGCCGGAGGGGGCGACCCGGGAGGGGTTCGCCGGCACGTATGCCACGCAGGAGAACTTCCGGCTGATGCGGGCGGCCCTGGACGAGTCGTCGAGGGAGCTGGGCCGGTACGTGCGGCTGACGAACTACGCGTCGGGTCTGTGCATGCCGGAGATGGCGACCCTGGCGGGTCTGGAGCGTCTGGACATGATGCTCAACGACTCGATGTACGGGATCCTGTTCCGCGACATCAACCCGATCCGCACGTTCGTGGACCAGCGGTTCTCCCGGCAGGTGCACGCCCGGGCGGGGATCATCATCAACACCGGTGAGGACAACTACCTCACCACCGCCGACGCGGTGGACGAGGCGCACACGGTGACGGTGTCGCAGCTGCTCAACGAGTACTTCGCGCACGAGGCCGGGCTGGCCGACTGGCAGCTGGGGCTGGGGCACGCGTTCGAGATCAACCCGGACCTGCCGGAGTCGTTCCGGCTGGAGCTGGCGCACGCGCTGCTGGCCCGCGAGCTGTTCCCCGACGCGCCGCTGAAGTGGATGCCGCCGACGAAGCACATGACCGGCGACGTGTTTCGCGGCAACCTGCTCGACGGGTTCTTCAACCTGGTCGGCACCATGACCGGGCAGGGCATCCTGCTGGTCGGCATGATGACCGAGGCGGTGGTGACGCCGTGGCTGTCCGACCGGGACATCGCCCTGCAGAACGTGCGCTACGTGCTGGGCGCCGCCGGCGGGCTGCACGAGGACTTCGTGCCGGCGCCGGGCGGGTTCATCCAGCAGCGCGCCCACCGGGTCCTCGCCGAGGCGGTGGAGCTGCTCGAACGCATCGGTGAGCAGTCGCTGCTGACCGCGATCGCGGAGGGCACCTTCGGCATCATGAAGCGGCCCGCCGACCGGGGCAAGGGCCTCGACGGGGTGGCGAAGCACGAGGTCGACTACTTCAACCCCGCCACGGAGATCCTGGAAGGACAGCAGGCGTGA
- a CDS encoding hotdog domain-containing protein, producing the protein MSEQDPRLGLTVTHRRYVPYSHAHYAGNLVDGAYALGLFGDVATEVCIRTDGDEGLFASYSDVQFKAPMKAGDVLEVTATVTRVGTRSRTIDFAARVVCRGRPDKSESAAEVLAEPIVAVTATGTVVVPPAA; encoded by the coding sequence ATGAGCGAGCAGGATCCCCGGCTGGGGCTGACCGTGACGCACCGGCGGTACGTGCCGTACTCGCACGCCCACTACGCCGGGAACCTGGTCGACGGGGCGTACGCGCTGGGGTTGTTCGGCGACGTCGCCACGGAGGTGTGCATCCGCACCGACGGCGACGAGGGCCTGTTCGCGTCGTACTCCGACGTGCAGTTCAAGGCGCCGATGAAGGCCGGGGACGTGCTGGAGGTGACCGCGACGGTGACCCGGGTGGGCACCCGCAGCCGCACCATCGACTTCGCCGCACGGGTCGTCTGCCGGGGCCGCCCCGACAAGTCCGAGTCCGCGGCCGAGGTCCTGGCGGAGCCGATCGTGGCGGTCACCGCGACCGGCACGGTGGTCGTGCCGCCGGCGGCGTGA
- a CDS encoding OAM dimerization domain-containing protein yields MTAVETGAGAGKKIVRPYGDTTGDGMAQVSFTLPVPHDKRAEGAAIQLANKMGIDPAMLVHAKQMGDGFTFFVVYGRVNHLVDLAAVQVVERDFPLLSAKEVNALVKQRLRRKLSVVGACIGTDAHTVGIDAILNVKGIAGEKGLEYYRELKVTNLGAQVSVPELVEAARAEKADAVLVSQVVTQRDAHLHNTREMSAAFREAVPAGRRPLLIVGGPRFDETMTDELGVDRIFGRGTTPGEVASYLVHALITNKKAKQ; encoded by the coding sequence GTGACCGCCGTCGAGACCGGCGCGGGCGCCGGGAAGAAGATCGTCCGGCCGTACGGGGACACCACCGGCGACGGCATGGCGCAGGTGTCGTTCACGCTGCCGGTGCCGCACGACAAGCGGGCCGAGGGCGCGGCGATCCAGCTGGCCAACAAGATGGGCATCGACCCGGCGATGCTGGTGCACGCCAAGCAGATGGGCGACGGGTTCACCTTCTTCGTGGTGTACGGGCGGGTGAACCATCTGGTGGACCTCGCGGCGGTGCAGGTGGTGGAGCGGGACTTCCCGCTGCTGTCGGCCAAGGAGGTCAACGCGCTGGTGAAGCAGCGGCTGCGGCGCAAGCTGTCCGTGGTGGGCGCCTGCATCGGCACCGACGCGCACACCGTCGGCATCGACGCGATCCTCAACGTCAAGGGCATCGCGGGGGAGAAGGGCCTGGAGTACTACCGGGAGCTGAAGGTCACCAACCTGGGCGCGCAGGTCAGCGTACCGGAGCTGGTGGAGGCGGCCCGGGCGGAGAAGGCCGACGCGGTGCTGGTGTCGCAGGTGGTGACGCAGCGCGACGCGCACCTGCACAACACCCGGGAGATGTCCGCGGCGTTCCGCGAGGCGGTGCCGGCGGGCAGGCGGCCGCTGCTGATCGTCGGCGGGCCGCGGTTCGACGAGACGATGACCGACGAGCTCGGCGTGGACCGCATCTTCGGCCGGGGCACCACCCCGGGCGAGGTGGCCAGCTACCTGGTGCACGCGCTGATCACGAACAAGAAGGCGAAGCAATGA